In a single window of the Branchiostoma floridae strain S238N-H82 chromosome 2, Bfl_VNyyK, whole genome shotgun sequence genome:
- the LOC118409848 gene encoding lysosomal-associated transmembrane protein 4A-like isoform X2: protein MQAKEGMKRGESRCCCGCLHVRAGAIMIGLLHLVCHLLGMLILAYLITHPEAMPKGDTWYSLNYNGNDTTRGSDNCVALAITFFTFTMTLLMLYGAIKHRAGYLLPFFCIQVFDFTVGCLTAIGFVSYMPNIRTFMEQNPNLPYREELMAMDPQYLLLICMALFFIVMIIKAYFIGVVWGCYKYITSRNLMEVIYCPDTEALLPMTPPSYDTVTKMPPPPPYTPATET from the exons ATGCAGGCGAAAGAAGGGATGAAACGTGGCGAATCCCGCTGTTGTTGCGGGTGTTTGCATGTCCGGGCCGGGGCCATTATGATCGGGCTTCTACACCTG GTGTGTCACCTGTTGGGAATGTTGATCCTGGCCTACCTGATCACCCATCCTGAGGCCATGCCAAAGGGTGACACCTGGTACAGTCTCAACTACAATGGCAACGACACCACACGTGGCAGCG ACAACTGTGTTGCCCTGGCCATCACATTCTTCACCTTCACCATGACTCTGCTTATGCTGTATGGTGCTATAAAG CACCGTGCAGGCTACCTGCTGCCCTTCTTCTGTATCCAGGTGTTTGACTTCACAGTGGGCTGTCTTACAGCCATAGGCTTTGTTTCCTACATGCCCAACATCAGGACTTTCATGGAACAAAAC CCCAACTTGCCGTACCGTGAGGAGCTGATGGCGATGGACCCCCAGTACCTGCTGCTGATCTGCATGGCTCTCTTCTTCATAGTGATGATCATCAAG GCTTACTTCATTGGAGTAGTGTGGGGATGTTACAAGTACATCACCTCCCGTAACCTCATGGAGGTTATTTACTGCCCCGACACCGAG GCCCTGCTTCCAATGACTCCTCCCAGCTATGACACTGTGACGAAGATGCCTCCTCCACCGCCCTACACTCCAGCTACTGagacataa
- the LOC118409848 gene encoding lysosomal-associated transmembrane protein 4A-like isoform X1: protein MQAKEGMKRGESRCCCGCLHVRAGAIMIGLLHLVCHLLGMLILAYLITHPEAMPKGDTWYSLNYNGNDTTRGSAPQWSPYYTVMGGESEDRNGDNCVALAITFFTFTMTLLMLYGAIKHRAGYLLPFFCIQVFDFTVGCLTAIGFVSYMPNIRTFMEQNPNLPYREELMAMDPQYLLLICMALFFIVMIIKAYFIGVVWGCYKYITSRNLMEVIYCPDTEALLPMTPPSYDTVTKMPPPPPYTPATET from the exons ATGCAGGCGAAAGAAGGGATGAAACGTGGCGAATCCCGCTGTTGTTGCGGGTGTTTGCATGTCCGGGCCGGGGCCATTATGATCGGGCTTCTACACCTG GTGTGTCACCTGTTGGGAATGTTGATCCTGGCCTACCTGATCACCCATCCTGAGGCCATGCCAAAGGGTGACACCTGGTACAGTCTCAACTACAATGGCAACGACACCACACGTGGCAGCG ctcccCAGTGGTCCCCATATTACACAGTAATGGGAGGAGAATCTGAGGACAGAAATGGGG ACAACTGTGTTGCCCTGGCCATCACATTCTTCACCTTCACCATGACTCTGCTTATGCTGTATGGTGCTATAAAG CACCGTGCAGGCTACCTGCTGCCCTTCTTCTGTATCCAGGTGTTTGACTTCACAGTGGGCTGTCTTACAGCCATAGGCTTTGTTTCCTACATGCCCAACATCAGGACTTTCATGGAACAAAAC CCCAACTTGCCGTACCGTGAGGAGCTGATGGCGATGGACCCCCAGTACCTGCTGCTGATCTGCATGGCTCTCTTCTTCATAGTGATGATCATCAAG GCTTACTTCATTGGAGTAGTGTGGGGATGTTACAAGTACATCACCTCCCGTAACCTCATGGAGGTTATTTACTGCCCCGACACCGAG GCCCTGCTTCCAATGACTCCTCCCAGCTATGACACTGTGACGAAGATGCCTCCTCCACCGCCCTACACTCCAGCTACTGagacataa
- the LOC118409614 gene encoding cytochrome P450 7A1-like: protein MISGILAGCLVVLVVAILVQAVGRKRDPNEPPLESGPVPYLGVALQFAMDSLKFIRSRQKKYGDVFTVKLAGKYTTFVLDPHSYSDVMRQHKILDFKTVGMDIVERGFGTTHFEKTGRAHVLHTADAYFPVHLQGNALDPLTNTMMGHLQTAMLADIGSETGWKKDGLWSFVRRIVSEASFLTIFGKHKSQTVEQERARLMVVMETFWDYDRKFPQVVAGIPFWMLGKAKEQRDFLLAFLSKDNLNRRDVLQLIEQRDEVFCGGGLSGKELAGAHFSTVWASLSNTLPTAFWTLFHLLQDPVAMAAVRREVETALKETGQTVTGFRDGGEKIDFTRQQLADMTCLGSVVNEALRVSSVSIVLRQALEETTIALNSGSTFKIRKGDRVALFPQIVHMDPEVYEDPETFKYDRYLENGKEKTTFYKNGKKLRHYLIPFGIGTSRCPGRFFAVNEIKQFVSLIVCYFDMELIDKETPPLDQSRTGLGVLPPKTDPMFRYKIK from the exons ATGATTTCTGGGATTCTGGCCGGCTGTTTGGTGGTGTTGGTGGTGGCCATTTTGGTACAGGCTGTCGGCAGGAAACG AGACCCGAATGAACCTCCCCTTGAGTCTGGTCCCGTGCCCTACCTCGGGGTGGCGCTACAATTTGCCATGGACAGTCTCAAATTCATCCGCTCGCGACAGAAGAAGTACGGAGACGTCTTTACGGTGAAGCTTGCCGGAAAGTACACGACATTTGTCCTTGACCCGCACTCCTACAGCGACGTCATGCGACAGCACAA GATTCTTGATTTCAAAACCGTGGGGATGGACATAGTAGAGCGTGGATTTGGGACGACGCACTTCGAAAAGACGGGCCGCGCGCACGTGCTGCACACCGCTGACGCCTACTTCCCTGTCCACCTGCAGGGGAACGCCCTGGACCCGCTCACGAACACCATGATGGGGCATCTACAGACAGCCATGTTGGCTGATATAG GGTCGGAAACTGGCTGGAAGAAGGACGGGCTGTGGTCCTTTGTCCGCCGCATCGTCTCTGAAGCGTCCTTCCTCACCATCTTCGGCAAGCACAAGTCACAGACAGTGGAGCAGGAGCGCGCGCGGCTCATGGTCGTCATGGAAACCTTCTGGGACTATGACAGGAAGTTCCCACAGGTCGTGGCGGGAATACCGTTCTGGATGTTGGGGAAAGCTAAGGAACAACGGGATTTCCTTCTG GCGTTCCTGTCTAAGGATAACCTGAACCGGAGAGACGTTCTGCAGCTGATAGAGCAGCGTGACGAGGTGTTCTGTGGAGGCGGGCTGAGCGGGAAGGAGCTGGCAGGCGCGCACTTCTCCACTGTGTGGGCCTCACTG AGCAACACTCTACCCACGGCCTTCTGGACACTCTTCCACCTCCTACAGGATCCTGTCGCCATGGCTGCAGTCAGGAGGGAGGTGGAGACG GCGTTGAAGGAAACAGGACAGACTGTGACCGGATTCCGGGATGGAGGGGAGAAAATAGACTTCACCAGACAACAACTAGCCGACATGACCTGCCTCG GGAGTGTTGTGAACGAAGCTCTGCGCGTGAGCAGTGTCTCCATCGTTCTCCGCCAAGCTTTGGAGGAAACCACAATAGCCCTTAACTCCGGCAGTACCTTCAAGATCCGCAAGGGAGACAGGGTGGCGCTGTTCCCACAAATCGTTCACATGGACCCAGAAGTCTATGAGGATCCAGAG ACCTTTAAGTACGACCGCTATCTGGAAAACGGTAAGGAAAAGACAACCTTCTACAAGAACGGCAAGAAGTTACGTCACTATCTCATTCCGTTTGGCATCGGAACTTCCCGCTGCCCAGGTCGTTTCTTCGCCGTCAACGAAATCAAACAGTTCGTCTCTCTCATCGTCTGCTACTTCGACATGGAGTTGATTGACAAGGAGACTCCGCCCCTGGACCAGTCCAGGACCGGCCTTGGTGTCCTCCCGCCGAAAACCGACCCAATGTTCCGCTACAAGATCAAgtaa
- the LOC118409866 gene encoding cytochrome P450 7B1-like, with protein MVTELLGVCLAVVLVFVLLQVTTRRRRPGEPPLEPGPLPYLGVALEFSRNPLGFITSRWRKYGDVFTVRLAGHYTTFVLDPHSFTHAIRNSRGLDFRLFSSKIAHRAFGVPIFYGTPRDWVRADSDALWPKELQGQGLDKVTEVMMSNLQSAMLAATDVTVEWNKGELWSFVYRIIFSASYKTLFGRHKEEKDETALLLHAMEEFQKYDKRFPEIISNVPWWLMGHTKKRYEYLKSMVSPAGLGQRGVSDFIRMRQEIYADANLTPDEITACNFATMWASLSNTVPAAFWTLFYLLKDPVAMAAVRAEVDQILKETGQSLETMKEAGKMIHVTREQLNDMKCLGSAINESLRMCSASIIIRVATDDAELALESGSTIRIRKGDRVALYPGFVHMDPEVFDDPEVSIV; from the exons ATGGTGACAGAATTGCTAGGCGTTTGTTTGGCCGTAGTCTTAGTCTTCGTGCTtctacaggtcacaacaaggcGTAG GAGACCTGGTGAGCCTCCCCTGGAGCCGGGGCCTCTCCCGTACCTAGGCGTCGCCTTGGAGTTTTCCCGAAACCCCCTGGGCTTCATCACCTCCCGCTGGAGGAAATATGGCGACGTGTTCACCGTGCGGCTGGCCGGCCACTACACCACCTTCGTCCTGGACCCGCACTCATTCACTCACGCCATCCGGAACAGCAG GGGTCTGGACTTCCGACTATTTTCGTCCAAGATAGCTCATCGCGCCTTCGGGGTGCCTATATTCTATGGTACACCCCGCGACTGGGTCCGAGCCGACAGTGATGCGCTATGGCCAAAGGAATTACAGGGGCAGGGACTGGATAAGGTCACAGAG GTGATGATGAGCAACCTGCAGTCCGCTATGTTAGCCGCTACAGATGTCACGGTGGAGTGGAACAAAGGAGAGCTGTGGTCTTTTGTCTACAGGATCATATTTAGCG CATCTTACAAGACGCTGTTCGGGAgacacaaagaagaaaaagacgAGACAGCACTGCTGCTGCACGCCATGGAGGAATTCCAGAAGTACGACAAGAGGTTCCCAGAGATCATCTCCAACGTACCGTGGTGGCTCATGGGACACACCAAGAAACGATATGAATATCTGAAG TCCATGGTATCTCCAGCTGGGCTCGGACAACGTGGCGTCTCTGACTTCATCCGGATGAGACAGGAGATCTACGCCGACGCAAATCTGACTCCGGACGAAATAACGGCTTGTAACTTTGCAACCATGTGGGCTTCGTTG AGTAACACCGTCCCTGCCGCCTTCTGGACCTTGTTCTACCTCCTGAAGGATCCTGTCGCCATGGCTGCCGTTAGGGCGGAAGTGGACCAG ATTTTGAAGGAAACTGGACAGAGTTTGGAAACTATGAAGGAAGCAGGCAAGATGATCCACGTGACGAGGGAGCAGCTGAACGACATGAAATGCTTAG GTAGTGCCATCAACGAGTCATTGCGCATGTGCAGTGCTTCTATCATCATCCGTGTCGCCACCGATGATGCTGAACTGGCCTTGGAATCCGGCAGTACCATTCGTATCCGCAAGGGCGACAGAGTGGCTCTGTATCCGGGGTTTGTACACATGGACCCGGAGGTTTTCGACGATCCTGAGGTATCTATCGTATGA
- the LOC118410081 gene encoding uncharacterized protein LOC118410081: MATLPVLLLGLSDLGDKRSRELEANRKPEERKLLKIIPDNPEDCVSLLINNFHIDPYTWCGLYDERQSMILMRLGERGMVRLVSTAIMQTKLLDEMMPSRSAGDSVTKSRQYLHDTVKTITTMSTYLPAAKKLGQFFKDLLPSFEDILGHAANELWEKREVDAGFYEFALRGLHNILVSATRKEVLQPFCNSKCYEYVVDMLRTVHPIILYYTYRMIHYTVEMGTDKERERFKEEDGPKLLEENMKMLNDLKDVHGVGELVFIAELLKDEIEVPGSPPEYFKFVPKRKRLLNDGPHVEEGMMCCTGAVPVICSVVDCRKTKGESGEALKACARCLLARYCSVECQKLHWKNGHKEECFTKEDLLKEV, translated from the exons ATGGCGACACTTCCAGTCTTGTTGTTGGGGTTGTCAGATTTAGGTGATAAACGTTCCCGAGAGCTCGAGGCAAACAGAAAACCTGAAGAGAGGAAATTATTAAAGATCATACCCGACAACCCAGAAGACTGCGTGTCCCTTCTCATCAACAACTTCCATATCGACCCCTACACTTGGTGCGGTCTCTATGATGAGAGACAG TCTATGATTCTGATGCGCCTGGGAGAGCGTGGTATGGTACGACTAGTGTCCACAGCTATCATGCAGACAAAGCTCCTCGATGAG ATGATGCCATCCAGATCTGCTGGAGACAGCGTCACAAAGAGCCGTCAGTATCTCCACGACACTGTTAAGACCATAACAACAATGTCCACCTACCTTCCCGCAGCCAAGAAGCTCGGACAGTTCTTTAAGGATCTTTTGCCATCCTTCGAAGACATTCTTGGTCATGCTGCAAACGAACTTTGGGAGAAGAGAGAAGTTGATGCAGGATTCTATGAGTTTGCTTTAAGAGGACTCCATAACATACTCGTGTCAGCAACAAGAAAAGAAGTCTTGCAACCCTTCTGTAATTCTAAATGTTATGAGTATGTTGTCGACATGTTGCGTACAGTACATCCCATAATTTTGTACTATACTTACAGGATGATTCATTATACAGTAGAAATGGGAACAGACAAGGAGAGGGAAAGGTTCAAGGAGGAAGATGGCCCTAAACTGTTGGAGGAGAACATGAAAATGTTAAATGATCTTAAAGATGTGCATGGAGTGGGAGAATTGGTGTTCATTGCTGAATTGTTAAAGGATGAAATAGAAGTACCAGGGTCTCCCCCAGAGTACTTTAAGTTTGTTCCAAAAAGAAAGAGATTACTAAATGATGGGCCACATGTGGAAGAAGGGATGATGTGCTGCACAGGGGCAGTGCCAGTGATATGCTCTGTTGTGGactgcagaaaaacaaaggGAGAGTCAGGAGAAGCACTGAAAGCTTGTGCCCGTTGCTTATTGGCTCGGTACTGTAGCGTGGAGTGTCAGAAGTTACACTGGAAAAATGGGCATAAAGAGGAATGCTTCACCAAGGAAGATCTTCTTAAGGAAGTTTAG
- the LOC118410446 gene encoding uncharacterized protein LOC118410446, whose product MTQVIMHVMTSLIRYVKHTSSPANPTWNRPSTIEYKRKEWWSLFIRTGNKRIQAPTSCPSRPLPTMMILCFLLSTLLLLQPSDALYADTCRHDRQCISRHGVGSCCAPRRPIFSPLPVCKSAGQVGDTCQRSGERLAYPTSVGRRQYIFTCPCAEGLQCELFSGYADIGTCVPVQY is encoded by the exons ATGACGCAGGTAATTATGCATGTGATGACGTCTTTGATACGTTATGTAAAACATACCTCTTCCCCGGCTAATCCCACCTGGAATCGCCCCTCGACAATAGAGTACAAAAGAAAGGAGTGGTGGAGTTTGTTCATTCGTACAGGGAACAAGCGCATTCAAGCACCGACAAGCTGTCCTAGCCGTCCTCTACCTACAATGATGATTTTGTGTTTCCTCTTGTCAACGTTGTTACTTCTACAACCCAGTGATGCTTTATATGCG GACACGTGCCGCCATGACCGGCAGTGCATTTCCCGACACGGCGTGGGTTCGTGCTGCGCGCCCCGCCGCCCGATCTTCAGCCCGCTGCCGGTGTGCAAGTCTGCTGGACAG GTCGGCGACACATGTCAGAGGTCAGGGGAGAGGCTCGCCTACCCGACATCTGTAGGGCGCCGGCAGTACATCTTCACCTGCCCATGCGCAGAAGGGCTTCAGTGTGAGCTGTTCTCCGGCTATGCCGACATAGGAACCTGTGTTCCTGTACAGTACTGA